Proteins encoded in a region of the Ranitomeya imitator isolate aRanImi1 chromosome 9, aRanImi1.pri, whole genome shotgun sequence genome:
- the LOC138648620 gene encoding clumping factor A-like, which translates to MGENRGTRQNGDIGENRDMGQNEDMGHNGDTVHDEDTRQDGDTMQDGDTGQDGDTDADTVLDEDTVQDEDTVQDGDTVKDGETVQDGDTEQDGDTMQDEDTGQDGDTEQDGDTMQDEDTGQDGDTMQDGDTGQDGDTGQHGDTGHYGDTMQHGDMG; encoded by the exons atgggggagaATAGAGGCacaaggcagaatggagacataggggagaatagagacatggggcagaatgaagacatggGGCACAATGGAGACACGGTGCATGATGAAGAcacgaggcaggatggagacacaatgcaggatggagacaccgggcaggatggagataca GATGCAGACACGGTGCTGGATGAAGACACGGTGCAGGATGAAGAcacggtgcaggatggagacacggtgaAGGATGGAGAaacggtgcaggatggagacacggagcAGGATGGAGATACGATGCAGGatgaagacacggggcaggatggagacacggagcaggatggagacacgatgcaggatgaagacacggggcaggatggagacacaatgcaggatggagacacggggcaggatggagacacggggcagcatGGAGACACAGGACATTATGGAGACACGATGCAGCATGGAGacatggggtag